From Penicillium psychrofluorescens genome assembly, chromosome: 1, one genomic window encodes:
- a CDS encoding uncharacterized protein (ID:PFLUO_001308-T1.cds;~source:funannotate), translating into MPDSHLLRLPPELHQLILEHLPVPDTLQLRLTCTYFYEFAPPPSHADLLAAESTEWGRRRDVYTCRYCLRLRPSSRFADRMLRRRRTRGASDSNKRFCIECGLKPRDDDGTARYGPGAQITVQGHFFVFCLVCRQFKRGARDTHGRYTSECESCWAEHDLQRSEGRGAFLIEAGDVPLAARDPWPGC; encoded by the coding sequence ATGCCTGACTcgcacctcctccgcctcccgcCTGAGCTGCAccagctcatcctcgagcACTTACCGGTCCCCGATACCCTCCAGCTGCGTCTGACCTGCACCTACTTCTACGAGTTtgccccgccgccatcccaCGCCGACTTGCTTGCAGCCGAGTCCACCGAGTGgggccgccgccgcgatgTCTACACCTGTCGCTACTGCCTGCGTCTACGGCCATCGTCTCGCTTCGCAGACCGGAtgctgcgccgccgacgaaCCCGAGGGGCTAGCGACAGCAATAAACGCTTTTGCATCGAGTGTGGGTTGAAGCCgcgcgacgatgatggcacaGCCCGGTATGGCCCCGGCGCCCAGATTACTGTCCAGGGTCActtctttgttttctgtCTGGTCTGCCGCCAGTTCAAGCGGGGCGCGCGCGACACTCACGGGAGGTATACTTCCGAGTGTGAATCGTGCTGGGCGGAACACGACTTGCAGAGGTCGGAGGGGCGGGGGGCGTTCTTAATAGAGGCGGGCGATGTCCCATTGGCAGCCCGTGATCCCTGGCCAGGCTGCTAG
- a CDS encoding uncharacterized protein (ID:PFLUO_001302-T1.cds;~source:funannotate), which translates to MATSTTTTISPAGNQISVYGQPSPTNSATTTPSNNSPTSPRLSSAQLHQLPLQSRQLRPPKGPLYVPAALRPTERQKKSSSSPITPPRSVHGSLDSLNETESAEPISRRSTMESKSSGISKSAEDEWMKHEHLGEVTGQPTREHWKADSASPNCDSPTCRSSFGLFLRRHHCRHCGHVFCSSHTPHLVPLDQKARFHPEGVPSRACDLCWSAYRRWEETRTDRLSKIQNSINSQQGGSEQIATSSDSEGQTGALNAQGNPGQSAEVAASVPRDWNWSTF; encoded by the exons ATGGCTacctcgaccaccaccaccatttCTCCTGCTGGAAACCAAATCTCCGTCTACGGCCAGCCATCTCCCACCAACTCCGCtaccaccactccctccaacaACTCTCCCACCTCTCCCCGTCTGTCCTCGGCGCAACTGCACCAGCTGCCGCTGCAGTCCCGCCAGCTGCGCCCGCCCAAAGGCCCACTGTATGTCCCCGCGGCACTGCGCCCGACCGAGCGCCAGAAAaagtcatcgtcgtcacCCATCACTCCGCCACGCAGCGTCCACGGCTCTCTGGACAGCTTGAACGAAACCGAGTCGGCCGAACCCATCAGCCGCCGTTCCACCATGGAGAGCAAATCCAGCGGCATTAGCAAGTCCGCCGAGGATGAGTGGATGAAACACGAGCACCTGGGCGAGGTGACCGGCCAGCCCACTCGTGAGCACTGGAAA GCGGACTCGGCATCCCCCAACTGTGATTCTCCCACTTGCCGTTCCTCCTTTGGCCTCTTtctgcgccgccaccacTGCCGTCACTGCGGCCACGTCTTCTGCTCCTCGCACACCCCCCACCTCGTCCCGCTTGACCAAAAGGCCCGCTTCCACCCCGAGGGTGTTCCCTCGCGGGCCTGTGATCTCTGCTGGAGCGCCTACCGGCGCTGGGAAGAGACCCGCACCGACCGCCTGAGCAAAATCCAGAATTCCATCAATTCGCAACAGGGCGGCTCTGAGCAGATCGCTACTTCCAGCGACTCTGAGGGCCAGACGGGCGCCCTGAATGCCCAGGGCAATCCCGGCCAATCTGCCGAAGTCGCTGCCAGCGTGCCCCGCGACTGGAACTGGAGCACCTTCTGA
- a CDS encoding uncharacterized protein (ID:PFLUO_001304-T1.cds;~source:funannotate), with protein MSLYFDAEAILTAPSTGGSFKSRIYSARNLRASPAQIYALITEASKWDRVLAEVIERADILALERKLTPLLALLLVHDFLLSKNGIAAPAAHPLRQATERHKTRLKAEFVKARVRRGCASIEALKTSVLREKRQADGKDGDFVYPRWVRINNICTTLEDQLGTTFASYERVQTLAALSPDDPDSRTPERRLYIDPNIPDLVAVPYGIDFTSSTAYKNGEIILQDKASCFPAYLLLGDMRTAWKGDLVDGCAAPGNKTTHMASLLAKGNTKKAKTKAKPKNHIFSMDASTPRSKTLQKMVALAKADSTVTVLPGQDFLALDPADPQFENVSGLLLDPSCSGSGIIGRDDVPQLTLPAATASKTTTTTKSAAKKRKRQTNDESEIPHSKATVVATAAATSATDENDIPGGTIDHERLTKLSNLQARIVEHALSFPHATHVTYSTCSIHLIENEAVVSRVLASEVAQQRGWRLLRRGEQPDGLRQWRLRGVRQENGVVAGSSDTPTPAVDLSDEDLEACLRCWPGDVEGLGGFFVAGFVCDPSGAEDLAALTGIEKGPADDNDDDHDDDEWEGFSD; from the exons ATGTCCCTCTACTTCGACGCAGAGGCCATCCTAACCGCGCCGTCGACAGGCGGCTCGTTCAAGTCGCGCATCTATAGCGCCCGCAATTTGCGCGCCTCGCCCGCCCAGATCTATGCGCTGATCACCGAGGCGTCGAAGTGGGATCGCGTGCTGGCCGAGGTGATCGAGCGTGCGGACATTCTGGCCCTTGAGCGCAAG CTCACTCCGCTGCTTGCTCTCCTCCTCGTTCATGACTTCCTGCTATCGAAAAATGGAATCGCCGCGCCGGCGGCCCACCCGCTTCGTCAGGCTACCGAGCGCCACAAGACACGGCTGAAGGCGGAGTTTGTCAAGGCGCGTGTTCGTCGTGGATGCGCGTCTATCGAGGCTTTGAAGACATCCGTCTTGCGTGAGAAACGGCAGGcggatggcaaggatggcgaCTTCGTCTACCCGCGCTGGGTGCGGATCAACAATATCTGCACTACGTTGGAGGACCAGCTAGGGACGACGTTTGCTTCTTATGAACGCGTGCAgacgctggctgcgctgTCTCCCGATGATCCGGATAGTCGGACGCCGGAGCGGCGTCTCTATATCGACCCCAACATCCCGGATCTGGTGGCCGTGCCGTATGGCATTGACTTTACGAGCTCCACAGCCTACAAAAATGGGGAAATCATTCTTCAGGACAAAGCGTCGTGCTTTCCGGCCTACTTATTGCTCGGTGACATGCGCACAGCCTGGAAGGGCGACCTGGTCGATGGATGTGCCGCGCCGGGAAATAAAACCACTCACATGGCATCATTGCTAGCCAAAGGCAACACCAAAAAGGCCAAAACCAAAGCCAAGCCCAAGAAccacatcttctccatggaCGCGTCGACGCCGCGCTCCAAAACTTTACAGAAAATGGTCGCGTTGGCCAAAGCTGACTCCACCGTCACTGTGCTCCCTGGCCAGGACTTTTTGGCCCTCGATCCGGCTGATCCCCAATTCGAGAATGTGTCTGGCCTCCTACTCGACCCTAGCTGTTCAGGTAGTGGGATTATTGGCCGAGATGATGTTCCTCAGCTTACGCTTCCCGCTGCGACGGCATCCAagactaccaccaccaccaagtcagCGGCCAAAAAGAGGAAACGCCAGACAAATGACGAGTCAGAGATTCCTCACTCCAAGGCTACAGTTGTAGCCACTGCTGCGGCTACTTCTGCGACGGACGAGAACGACATCCCCGGAGGCACCATTGACCACGAGCGGCTGACCAAACTGTCCAACCTCCAAGCACGGATCGTCGAGCACGCACTGAGCTTCCCCCACGCCACGCATGTAACGTACAGCACCTGTTCGATCCACCTGATCGAAAACGAGGCCGTCGTGTCCCGCGTGCTCGCGTCCGAGGTCGCCCAGCAGCGCGGCTGGCGCCTCTTAAGGCGGGGTGAGCAGCCAGATGGACTGCGCCAGTGGAGGCTTCGCGGTGTGAGGCAGGAGAATGGCGTCGTCGCTGGTTCGAGTGATACCCCGACACCGGCAGTTGACCTCTCGGATGAAGACTTGGAGGCGTGCTTACGCTGCTGGCCGGGCGATGTGGAGGGTTTGGGGGGTTTCTTTGTGGCTGGGTTTGTCTGTGATCCTTCTGGCGCGGAGGACCTGGCTGCTTTGACTGGCATAGAGAAGGGACCCGctgatgataatgatgatgaccatgACGACGACGAATGGGAGGGATTCTCAGATTAG
- a CDS encoding uncharacterized protein (ID:PFLUO_001306-T1.cds;~source:funannotate) — protein sequence MADQAVATYVPVQVPLPPIAPTSYFSEAQWEILFAVADAIIPSIRTSSTAKSSNDRVISQAEWDTAVSKLKTTIPGPDAAKIAAQYLEEDVSSNPIFRACVERTFGAAVHEEGRGGMGLILNALNTRAGSLLLTGSITPLHQQPLAVREKIFRGWDTSRLPPLRAVYRALTAIVKKSWVLASPTINPVLGFPRIPVHGKPADGFPFEFLQFPPGDQPERIDIDVVVIGSGCGGAVAAKNLAEAGNKVLVVEKSYSYPSNSFPMGAEEAHTSMFEAGGAIISDDGSMAVLAGSTWGGGGTVNWSASLQTQGYVRQEWANAGLPFFTSLEFQRSLDRVCDRMGVNTEHIRHNRQNNVILEGARKLGYAAKAVPQNTGNSEHYCGYCTLGCHSTGKKGPIETWLADAAKAGAIFAEGFRADKVLFTQVNGKRVASGVEGTWTSRDLHLGLSSEGAVRRKVIINAKKVVVSCGTLQSPLLLMRSGLKNAQIGRNLYLHPVIGCGAIFDEETRPWEGSALTTVVNEFEDMDGQGHGVKIESVSMMPSIVVPMFPWRDGLDYKLFVAGINHSTSFITLTKDRDGGRVYPDPADGRVRIDYAVSPFDRRHIVEGLVACAKIAYISGAKEFHTTYRDLPPFVRPSASDPEAPEGTNDDALQRWIAELRRKSPLNTERGMFASAHQMGTCRMGSSPKSSVVDPDCQVWDTEGLYVVDASVFPSASGVNPMITNMAIADWASRNIARDLKRSRTAGNVMARL from the exons ATGGCGGACCAGGCTGTGGCCACCTACGTGCCGGTGCAGGTTCCTCTGCCTCCGATCGCGCCGACCTCGTACTTCTCGGAGGCGCAGTGGGAGATCCTATTCGCAGTGGCTGATGCGATCATCCCGTCGATTCGcacctcttccacggccAAGTCGTCGAATGACAGAGTCATCTCGCAGGCGGAGTGGGACACGGCCGTATCAAAGCTGAAGACCACCATCCCGGGACCCGATGCGGCGAAAATTGCAGCTCAGTACCTAGAAGAGGATGTTTCGTCGAATCCCATTTTCCGTGCCTGCGTCGAGCGTACCTTCGGCGCCGCTGTACATGAGGAAGGCCGGGGTGGCATGGGACTAATCCTCAATGCGCTCAA CACCCGTGCTGGGTCGTTGCTCCTGACCGGATCGATCACACcgctccaccagcagccgCTGGCCGTCCGCGAGAAGATCTTTCGTGGATGGGATACATCGCGATTGCCTCCTCTCCGGGCCGTCTATCGGGCCCTCACGGCGATCGTCAAGAAATCATGGGTGCTTGCTAGCCCGACGATTAATCCAGTGCTCGGGTTTCCACGTATCCCAGTTCACGGGAAGCCTGCCGACGGGTTCCCGTTCGAGTTTCTGCAGTTTCCTCCAGGAGACCAGCCAGAGAGGATTGATATCGATGTCGTGGTGATAGGTAGCGGTTGTGGTGGCGCCGTTGCCGCGAAAAACTTGGCTGAAGCGGGAAATAAGGTGCTCGTGGTAGAGAAGTCCTACTCATACCCTAGCAACTCCTTCCCCATGGGGGCTGAAGAAGCTCATACAAGCATGTTTGAGGCCGGAGGTGCCATAATCAGCGACGATGGGTCCATGGCCGTTTTAGCAGGCTCTACctggggaggtggtggcacAGTGAACTGGTCGGCATCTTTGCAGACGCAGGGGTATGTCCGGCAGGAGTGGGCAAACGCCGGCTTGCCCTTTTTCACCTCGCTCGAATTCCAGCGAAGCCTTGATCGTGTCTGCGATCGAATGGGTGTGAACACCGAACATATCCGCCACAACCGCCAGAACAATGTTATTCTGGAGGGCGCACGCAAACTAGGCTATGCCGCGAAAGCCGTCCCACAGAACACAGGTAATAGCGAACACTACTGTGGTTACTGCACGCTGGGTTGCCACtcgacggggaagaagggcCCCATAGAAACATGGCTGGCTGATGCCGCGAAGGCCGGGGCGATCTTTGCTGAAGGCTTCCGCGCTGACAAGGTGCTCTTCACCCAGGTCAATGGCAAGCGAGTAGCGTCCGGAGTAGAAGGAACCTGGACCTCGCGTGATTTGCATTTGGGATTGAGCAGCGAGGGTGCCGTGCGACGCAAAGTGATCATCAATGCCAAGAAGGTGGTCGTATCTTGCGGTACATTGCAGAGCCCACTGCTGCTGATGCGGAGCGGCCTGAAGAACGCACAGATTGGCCGGAATCTCTATCTCCATCCAG TTATCGGATGTGGTGCTATTTTTGACGAGGAGACTCGTCCGTGGGAGGGTAGTGCGCTGACGACCGTGGTAAACGAGTTTGAAGACATGGATGGTCAGGGGCACGGTGTGAAGATCGAATCGGTATCAATGATGCCCTCCATTGTGGTTCCCATGTTCCCCTGGCGGGACGGGTTGGACTACAAGTTGTTCGTGGCTGGCATCAACCACAGCACCAGCTTCATCACCCTCACCAAAGATCGTGATGGGGGTCGTGTCTACCCTGATCCGGCGGATGGACGTGTCCGTATCGACTACGCCGTGTCCCCCTTTGACCGCAGGCACATCGTGGAGGGATTGGTCGCTTGTGCCAAAATTGCATACATTTCAGGCGCCAAGGAATTCCACACGACCTACCGTGACCTCCCGCCGTTTGTCCGGCCCAGCGCCTCGGACCCAGAGGCCCCCGAGGGCACTAATGACGATGCCCTGCAGCGCTGGATTGCTGAGCTCCGACGAAAATCGCCCTTGAACACGGAGCGGGGTATGTTCGCCAGCGCTCACCAGATGGGCACCTGTCGTATGGGCTCGTCGCCCAAGTCGAGTGTCGTGGACCCGGATTGCCAGGTCTGGGACACCGAGGGCCTCTACGTGGTGGATGCGTCGGTCTTCCCGAGTGCCAGTGGCGTGAATCCGATGATCACTAACATGGCGATTGCGGACTGGGCCAGTCGGAACATCGCCCGGGATCTGAAGAGATCGCGGACCGCAGGGAATGTGATGGCTCGGCTGTGA
- a CDS encoding uncharacterized protein (ID:PFLUO_001305-T1.cds;~source:funannotate), translated as MSSPSKQTCTLPPEKVFPIQIGSELFRLSGASIASDAPSYFSQFFETQLAQGNASNLRTLYIDRDPATFHEIARHLQGYHVRPRDGAQFVRLFADAQFYNLPRLMSQLFEAEIFIQIGERHFEIPRDIFSSPGDAPNFFTLGFAIFFTSPSEVFPGLERKGLLRPPAIVPPAVPNRSADVFAELLHLLRGYPIQIRNEEHRAELLRDCRYFHLRGLEQRLIPHQITVNPFTQQSEIAIRLDDVRPSGIHFSRDGASVPSGSVTYARPFVDETPADLILEIGHESTVIDRDSMRADFLGLAKSRIANMLQVVAKKMDVPDGPPLLSESSIQIHWGRETDFTVDGKQDVHPFGVDFNASDGSEPPPAKRPRSDSPSERLTVRTGQWRVKVRPGLAGAYEVVLIAVKIDGFTSARARNRSRTFL; from the exons ATGTCGTCCCCTTCGAAGCAGACCTGCACGTTGCCGCCTGAGAAGGTCTTCCCCATCCAGATCGGCTCCGAGCTATTTCGTCTGTCCGGCGCCTCAATTGCCTCTGATG CTCCATCCTACTTCTCCCAGTTCTTCGAGACACAATTAGCCCAGGGCAATGCCTCCAACCTTCGCACACTCTACATCGATCGGGATCCCGCAACGTTTCACGAGATCGCCCGGCATCTTCAGG GCTACCATGTCCGGCCACGCGATGGCGCGCAGTTCGTCAGGCTGTTTGCAGATGCGCAGTTCTACAACC TACCCCGGCTAATGtcccagctcttcgaggCCGAAATCTTCATCCAGATCGGTGAACGCCACTTCGAGATCCCACGCGATATCTTTTCCAGCCCCGGTGATGCGCCCAATTTCTTCACTCTCGGATTTGCCATCTTCTTTACCTCCCCGTCCGAGGTGTTCCCGGGCCTAGAGCGCAAGGGACTCCTTCGGCCCCCGGCCATTGTTCCCCCAGCTGTTCCGAACCGGTCCGCAGACGTGTTTGCCGAGCTGCTCCATCTATTGCGAGGATATCCAATTCAGATTCGAAACGAGGAACATCGTGCAGAGCTCCTCCGGGACTGTCGCTATTTCCACCTGCGGGGATTGGAACAGAGACTGATACCACATCAGATCACGGTCAATCCGTTCACGCAGCAATCCGAGATTGCCATTCGTCTCGACGATGTGCGCCCATCTGGCATTCACTTCAGCCGCGACGGTGCCTCCGTGCCTTCAGGATCAGTCACGTACGCTCGACCGTTTGTCGACGAAACCCCCGCCGATCTGATTCTCGAAATCGGGCACGAGTCTACCGTGATTGACCGAGATAGCATGCGCGCCGATTTCTTGGGTCTGGCCAAATCCCGCATTGCCAACATGTTGCAGGTTGtggccaagaagatggatGTGCCTGATGGGCCACCTTTGTTGAGCGAGAGCTCCATTCAGATTCATTGGGGTCGCGAGACCGATTTCACAGTCGACGGGAAACAAGATGTCCACCCCTTTGGAGTCGATTTCAACGCCAGTGATGGCTCGGAACCCCCACCAGCCAAACGGCCCCGATCCGACAGCCCGTCTGAGCGTCTGACGGTTCGGACAGGACAGTGGCGTGTAAAAGTGCGGCCTGGGCTTGCCGGTGCATACGAAGTGGTCCTGATCGCTGTCAAGATAGACGGTTTTACCAGCGCGCGTGCGAGGAATCGATCGCGGACATTTCTCTAA
- a CDS encoding uncharacterized protein (ID:PFLUO_001309-T1.cds;~source:funannotate) — MAIPRASVQRLQQTLSHIQPAKGPEQLSIVEGPTQPELLDITLGELLTLQALQYSDYECLVFPWTGARWTYGDLKDEADRLARGLLAMGIQKGDRIGIMAGNCEQYISVFFAAARVGAILVVLNNTYTPSELYYALNHSECRLLFMTPRIGRHNLEEVLTKLSPRPQQNATSKALEEIIILRGEYSDFDTYDTVIRRGLSQAAHVLQDRESELRSGDVCNLQFTSGSTGNPKAAMLTHHNLVNNSRFIGDRMNLTSFDILCCPPPLFHCFGLVLGMLAVVTHGSKIVFPSEAFDPQAVLHAISNEKCTALHGVPTMFEAILSIPKPPRFDTSNLRTGIIAGAPVPRPLMKRLLGGLNMREYTSSYGLTEASPTCFNAFTTDSIHTRLTTVGKVLPHARAKIIDTQGNIVPVGQRGELCIAGYQLTKGYWHNPEKTAETLVTDANGVTWLKTGDEASFNQQGYCTITGRFKDIIIRGGENIYPLEIEERLTAHPRIDLASVIGIPDQKYGEVVGAFIALAPGDGARPSDEELRAWTRETLGRHKAPQYIFVFGEEGVSSTVPVTGSGKVRKMDLRQAAATVLAQRGR; from the exons ATGGCGATACCCCGGGCCAGTGTGCAACGATTGCAACAGACACTTTCCCATATTCAACCAGCAAAAGGGCCAGAGCAGCTCTCGATTGTCGAAGGGCCGACACAGCCAGAGTTGCTGGATATCACCCTTGGAGAACTACTGACgctgcaggcgctgcagTATAGCGACTATGAATGTCTGGTTTTCCCCTGGACAGGAGCAAGATGGACATACGGCGATCTGAAGGATGAAGCGGACCGCCTGGCGCGCGGGCTGCTGGCCATGGGCATCCAAAAGGGTGACCGGATTGGCATCATGGCTGGCAATTGCGAGCAGTACATCTCTGTGTtctttgctgctgctcgcgtGGGCGCCATCTTGGTTGTGCTCAACAACACCTACACGCCGTCGGAGCTCTACTATGCACTCAATCACTCCGAATGCCGTTTGCTATTCATGACGCCTCGCATCGGGCGTCATAATCTAGAAGAGGTGCTCACTAAGCTCAGTCCCCGCCCCCAACAGAATGCAACCTCCAAGGCATTGGAGGAAATCATTATCCTCCGCGGCGAATACAGCGACTTCGACACCTACGACACCGTCATTCGACGCGGTCTATCGCAGGCCGCTCATGTGCTTCAGGACCGAGAGTCCGAGCTGCGGTCAGGCGATGTTTGTAACCTGCAATTCACCAGCGGTTCGACCGGTAACCCCAAGGCCGCCATGTTGACCCACCA CAATCTTGTGAACAATTCCCGATTCATCGGTGATCGCATGAACCTCACCTCTTTCGATATTCTCTGCTGTCCACCGCCGCTTTTCCACTGCTTCGGGCTGGTCCTAGGCATGTTGGCAGTTGTGACGCATGGGTCCAAGATTGTCTTCCCCAGCGAGGCCTTTGACCCGCAGGCCGTGCTTCATGCCATCTCAAACGAGAAGTGTACCGCTCTGCACGGCGTGCCCACCATGTTTGAGGCGATCCTGAGTATCCCCAAGCCTCCTCGATTCGATACATCCAACCTCCGCACAGGAATCATTGCCGGTGCTCCAGTGCCCCGCCCACTGATGAAACGGCTGCTTGGGGGATTGAACATGCGCGAATACACTAGCAGCTACG GACTGACGGAAGCCTCTCCTACCTGCTTCAACGCCTTCACCACCGACAGTATCCATACACGACTAACCACTGTCGGCAAGGTGTTGCCGCATGCACGCGCCAAAATTATCGATACACAAGGCAACATCGTGCCCGTCGGCCAACGAGGCGAGCTCTGCATTGCCGGCTACCAGCTCACCAAGGGATACTGGCATAACCCCGAGAAGACCGCGGAGACGCTTGTGACCGATGCCAACGGAGTCACTTGGCTGAAGACGGGCGACGAGGCCTCATTCAACCAGCAGGGCTATTGTACTATCACTGGACGGTTCAAAgatatcatcatcagag GCGGCGAAAACATTTACCCCCTCGAAATTGAGGAACGGCTCACGGCGCACCCGCGGATCGATCTCGCGTCCGTTATTGGAATACCCGACCAGAAATATGGCGAGGTGGTGGGCGCGTTCATCGCGCTGGCGCCGGGTGATGGCGCTCGTCCATCAGACGAGGAACTGCGCGCCTGGACACGCGAGACGCTCGGCCGGCACAAGGCACCCCAGTACATATTTGTGtttggcgaggagggcgtgTCGAGCACAGTTCCGGTGACGGGCAGCGGAAAAGTGCGCAAGATGGATTTGAGGCAGGCGGCTGCGACGGTGTTGGCCCAGCGAGGCCGGTAG
- a CDS encoding uncharacterized protein (ID:PFLUO_001307-T1.cds;~source:funannotate), giving the protein MAPFGTIYSYSPSPRVMKVQAAANLNGLDLSIPEFAMGKTNRTDDFLAKFPLGKVPTFEGADGPNLFESDAMAEYVALSGPAAGQLMGSTPAKKATIRQWICFAQGEVLDVVQQLVLWRLKIKPYDEATETNALQRIERSLAFLDTHLKGRTWLAGEGKISMADITVASALVWGFSQVIDAEMRSKYPLTVAWYERVIAADGVKEAFGEKTFVEKRVAHEA; this is encoded by the exons ATGGCACCATTCGGCACAATCTACTCCTATTCGCCTAGCCCCCGGGTCATGAAG GTCCAGGCGGCGGCCAACCTCAACGGGCTGGATCTATCCATCCCCGAGTTCGCAATGGGCAAGACCAACCGCACTGACGACTTTCTCGCCAAGTTCCCCCTCGGCAAGGTGCCGACCTTCGAAGGCGCCGACGGCCCGAACCTATTCGAGTCGGACGCCATGGCGGAGTATGTCGCCCTGAGCGGCCCGGCCGCGGGCCAGCTGATGGGTAGCACCCCTGCCAAGAAGGCCACGATCCGCCAGTGGATCTGCTTTGCGCAGGGCGAGGTGCTGGACGTGGTTCAGCAGCTGGTGCTGTGGCGGCTCAAGATAAAGCCCTACGACGAAGCGACCGAGACCAATGCGCTGCAACGCATTGAGCGCTCGCTAGCTTTCCTTGATACCCACCTCAAGGGCCGGACTTGGCTTGCTGGTGAGGGTAAGATTAGCATGGCTGATATTACCGTCGCTTCGGCACTGGTCTGGGGCTTTTCTCAGGTGATCGATGCTGAAATGCGCTCCAAGTACCCGCTTACGGTTGCCTGGTATGAGCGTGTCATTGCCGCGGATGGCGTCAAGGAGGCCTTTGGCGAGAAGACCTTCGTTGAAAAGCGTGTGGCTCACGAGGCTTAG
- a CDS encoding uncharacterized protein (ID:PFLUO_001303-T1.cds;~source:funannotate), translating into MSITVTTTIEPPPGPSAKLQLPTPGQGTTNPAVFEDAMVVRMRVFVDEQRCSADAEIDDDDNRSWHWVLSASRPSSTPEPVGVIRLVPPPQPPHEALTHPDEAANLPAYDWAHEPCIKLTRVAVLAEYRGRGLARQLVQTALDWAASHAKEIDEAARLLAGRCCDAEETPAPWKGLVLVHAQVDVEKMYAGLGFVTDESLGRWDEEGIEHVGMFRRLVVAP; encoded by the coding sequence ATGTCAATAACGGTTACAACAACAATAGAGCCGCCTCCAGGCCCCTCCGCAAAGCTACAACTTCCCACACCAGGCCAAGGCACCACGAACCCGGCAGTCTTCGAAGACGCAATGGTCGTGCGCATGCGCGTCTTCGTAGACGAGCAGCGCTGCTCCGCCGACGCCGagatcgacgacgacgacaacCGCAGCTGGCACTGGGTACTGAGCGCATCGAGaccgtcgtcgacgcccGAACCCGTGGGCGTGATCCGGCTGGTgccaccgccgcagccgccgcaTGAAGCGCTGACGCACCCCGATGAGGCAGCCAACCTGCCAGCCTACGACTGGGCGCATGAGCCGTGCATCAAGCTGACCCGCGTGGCGGTCCTGGCAGAGTACCGGGGCCGGGGACTAGCGCGGCAATTGGTGCAGACGGcgctggactgggcggcCAGCCATGCgaaggagattgatgagGCGGCGAGACTGCTGGCGGGTCGATGTTGCGATGCAGAGGAGACGCCGGCGCCTTGGAAGGGTCTGGTGTTGGTGCATGCGCAGGTGGATGTGGAGAAGATGTATGCTGGGTTGGGATTTGTGACGGATGAGAGTCTGGGCCGGTGGGATGAGGAAGGGATTGAGCATGTGGGTATGTTTCGACGGCTGGTGGTGGCACCATAA